The following proteins come from a genomic window of Nicotiana tomentosiformis chromosome 12, ASM39032v3, whole genome shotgun sequence:
- the LOC138903053 gene encoding serine/threonine-protein phosphatase 7 long form homolog — MDVPPMHPGPFYDELLVLQGDHKSAHVWEGELLAQTLRARRVDDMWDFMKDRDLHPRVVQRLQVTGFYRILEIGRLQLDWSLVMALIERWRPEMHTFHLPIGEATITLQDVEVLYGLPVDGLPVALPQAMREMTRGQYLDMLHQLTGFRP, encoded by the coding sequence atggacGTGCCGCCTATGCATCCCGGACCTTTCTACGATGAGCTATTAGTGTTACAGGGCGATCATAAGTCCGCCCACGTATGGGAGGGAGAGTTATTGGCCCAGACTCTCCGCGCCAGGAGAGTGGACGACATGTGGGATTTTATGAAGGACAGAGATCTCCATCCCCGTGTAGTCCAGCGCCTGCAGGTTACGGGTTTCTACAGGATTTTGGAGATCGGGCGGCTGCAACTCGACTGGTCTTTGGTCATggccctgatagagcggtggcgacccgAGATGCACACATTCCACCTGCCCATTGGTGAGGCCACCATCACGCTGCAGGACGTGGAGGTTTTATATGGGCTACCCGTTGATGGACTGCCTGTTGCATTGCCtcaggccatgagagagatgacgcgTGGGCAGTATTTGGACATGCTGCACCAGCTCACTGGTTTCAGGCCATAG